In Curtobacterium sp. L6-1, a genomic segment contains:
- a CDS encoding GH92 family glycosyl hydrolase — protein sequence MNRSRVHRRPLLRPVPLAAVATIAALLGSVAVTTPASAAVEASATRASRTVSDPAASVDPFIGTSGDGNTWPGATAPFGMLQWSPTGTKGDQTSTPVANGYSYDVDRLRGFSLTHLNGAGCAPGAAGDVPIMPVTTPVTTSPSADSTDAVYAAGYSHDQESASPGRYGVTLDNGVRTDLAVTTRAGIGSFAFPAGADANLLFRTSNSINGSEAADTRVDARTRTVSGSVLTGGFCSRRANGGGATNPDRRSYYRLFFTATFDKPFTSTGTWKDGTVQPGGTRASGGEGYLTGADRAGRGSGAWIGFDARRGATVHAKIGISYVSAAGAVANRDAEVTKRATVASVAAATRASWNRELSRIRVGGGTADRTTQLYTSVYHALMQPNTLNDRDGRYLGPDLRVHRMDRGHRAVYGTYSGWDQYRAQIQLLALLRPDVAGDMAQSMLRFAEQNGGVWDRWLHLGAPTHVMTGDPSAATLATWYAMGVRNFDVRAAYQSLRKQATVENADAESDIGCPGQCLAQRPALDEYLQRHFAANDDCSCWGGAAETLEDSISDSALGYWAGAMGLRSDARMFAARGAYWKNTFNAAVGYQAARQADGSWTPGWTPSTGTGFAQGTSAQYTWLVPQDVHGLSDALGGDAAAVARLDAFFHDAAGDWAVTGGDATKFDPTNEPDIHTPWMYNALGQPWKTQETVRRVVDDAYGTGPDGLPGNDDLGTMSAWYVFASVGLFPQTPGRAEMLVGSPTFRTVDIRRASGERIVIRSSGTDPYVQGARLDGRALDRSWVPASFVNRGGTLSLRVGDTADTSWAAGERGRPIDR from the coding sequence GTGAACCGATCTCGCGTGCACCGTCGCCCGCTCCTCCGTCCGGTCCCGCTCGCCGCGGTGGCCACGATCGCCGCGCTGCTCGGCTCGGTGGCGGTGACCACCCCCGCGTCCGCAGCCGTCGAGGCCAGCGCGACCCGGGCCTCCCGCACCGTGTCGGACCCGGCGGCCTCCGTCGACCCGTTCATCGGCACGAGCGGCGACGGCAACACGTGGCCCGGCGCCACGGCCCCGTTCGGGATGCTGCAGTGGAGCCCCACCGGGACGAAGGGCGACCAGACCTCGACCCCGGTCGCGAACGGCTACTCGTACGACGTGGACCGGTTGCGCGGGTTCAGCCTGACGCACCTCAACGGCGCCGGCTGTGCTCCCGGGGCCGCCGGCGACGTGCCGATCATGCCGGTCACGACGCCGGTCACGACCTCGCCGTCGGCGGACAGCACCGACGCCGTCTACGCTGCCGGCTACTCGCACGACCAGGAGTCCGCGAGCCCCGGCCGCTACGGCGTCACGCTCGACAACGGCGTCCGCACCGACCTCGCCGTCACCACCCGCGCCGGCATCGGGTCCTTCGCCTTCCCGGCGGGCGCGGACGCGAACCTGCTGTTCCGCACGTCGAACTCGATCAACGGCAGCGAGGCCGCCGACACCCGTGTCGACGCCCGCACCCGCACCGTCAGCGGCAGCGTGCTGACCGGTGGTTTCTGCAGCCGCCGCGCCAACGGCGGCGGCGCCACGAACCCCGACCGCCGCAGCTACTACCGCCTGTTCTTCACGGCCACCTTCGACAAGCCGTTCACGAGCACCGGCACCTGGAAGGACGGGACCGTCCAGCCGGGAGGCACGCGCGCCTCTGGTGGGGAGGGGTACCTGACCGGCGCCGACCGTGCCGGACGCGGCTCCGGCGCGTGGATCGGGTTCGACGCGCGTCGCGGTGCGACCGTCCACGCGAAGATCGGCATCTCGTACGTCAGCGCCGCGGGCGCCGTCGCGAACCGCGACGCGGAGGTGACGAAGCGCGCGACCGTCGCCAGCGTGGCGGCGGCGACACGGGCCTCCTGGAACCGCGAGCTCTCGCGGATCCGCGTGGGTGGCGGCACCGCCGACCGGACCACGCAGCTGTACACGTCGGTGTACCACGCGCTCATGCAGCCGAACACGCTGAACGACCGCGACGGCCGCTACCTCGGGCCGGACCTGCGCGTGCACCGGATGGACCGCGGGCACCGGGCGGTCTACGGCACGTACTCGGGATGGGACCAGTACCGGGCGCAGATCCAGTTGCTCGCACTGCTCCGGCCGGACGTCGCCGGGGACATGGCCCAGTCGATGCTGCGGTTCGCCGAGCAGAACGGCGGCGTGTGGGACCGGTGGCTGCACCTCGGCGCACCCACCCACGTGATGACCGGCGACCCCTCGGCCGCGACCCTCGCCACCTGGTACGCCATGGGGGTCCGGAACTTCGACGTGCGGGCCGCGTACCAGTCGCTGCGGAAGCAGGCGACGGTCGAGAACGCCGACGCCGAGAGCGACATCGGCTGCCCGGGGCAGTGCCTGGCGCAGCGACCGGCGCTCGACGAGTACCTGCAGCGGCACTTCGCGGCGAACGACGACTGCTCGTGCTGGGGCGGTGCCGCGGAGACCCTCGAGGACTCGATCTCGGACAGCGCCCTCGGGTACTGGGCCGGTGCGATGGGCCTGCGCTCCGACGCCCGGATGTTCGCCGCCCGCGGTGCGTACTGGAAGAACACGTTCAACGCTGCCGTCGGGTACCAGGCCGCACGGCAGGCCGACGGGTCGTGGACGCCCGGATGGACGCCGTCGACCGGCACCGGCTTCGCCCAGGGGACCAGCGCGCAGTACACGTGGCTCGTGCCGCAGGACGTGCACGGACTGTCCGACGCCCTCGGTGGCGACGCGGCGGCGGTCGCCCGGCTCGACGCGTTCTTCCACGACGCCGCCGGGGACTGGGCGGTGACCGGCGGCGACGCGACGAAGTTCGACCCGACGAACGAGCCCGACATCCACACGCCGTGGATGTACAACGCGCTCGGGCAGCCGTGGAAGACGCAGGAGACCGTGCGCCGGGTCGTCGACGACGCGTACGGCACCGGTCCGGACGGGCTGCCGGGCAACGACGACCTCGGCACGATGAGCGCCTGGTACGTCTTCGCGTCCGTCGGGCTGTTCCCGCAGACGCCCGGACGGGCCGAGATGCTCGTCGGGAGCCCGACCTTCCGCACGGTCGACATCCGTCGGGCGAGCGGGGAGCGGATCGTCATCCGGTCCTCGGGCACCGACCCGTACGTGCAGGGTGCCCGGCTCGACGGGCGGGCGCTCGACCGCTCGTGGGTGCCGGCCTCGTTCGTGAACCGGGGCGGGACGCTCTCGCTGCGGGTCGGGGACACGGCGGACACCTCGTGGGCCGCGGGCGAGCGCGGGCGCCCCATCGACCGCTGA
- a CDS encoding peroxiredoxin-like family protein — translation MPEQSIAEQVDTFNEGFTAQIGPELSAVFDREQAALRAAGVPSTAAGVGDTVPDTALLTATGTDTSLAAALDGSPAVVVFYRGTWCPYCNLTLRTYQQDLLPGLTARGVRLIAISPQTPEGSEQAIANGELAFPVLSDPANALAAQLGIVTEPDGPAREAHTQLGFDVADSNADHTAQIPFPSVFVVDGDRVIRFADVHVDYTTRTEVTTVLDAVDRAAQ, via the coding sequence ATGCCCGAGCAGTCCATCGCCGAACAGGTCGACACGTTCAACGAGGGGTTCACCGCCCAGATCGGTCCGGAGTTGAGCGCGGTGTTCGACCGGGAGCAGGCGGCCCTCCGTGCAGCGGGTGTGCCGAGCACCGCCGCCGGCGTGGGCGACACCGTCCCCGACACCGCGCTGCTGACGGCGACCGGCACCGACACGTCACTGGCCGCCGCGCTCGACGGCTCCCCCGCCGTCGTGGTGTTCTACCGCGGCACCTGGTGCCCGTACTGCAACCTGACGCTCCGCACCTACCAGCAGGACCTCCTGCCGGGGCTCACCGCCCGCGGGGTGCGACTCATCGCGATCTCACCGCAGACGCCCGAGGGCTCGGAGCAGGCGATCGCGAACGGCGAGCTGGCGTTCCCCGTCCTGTCGGACCCGGCGAACGCGCTTGCCGCACAGCTCGGCATCGTCACCGAGCCGGACGGGCCCGCACGGGAGGCCCACACGCAACTCGGCTTCGACGTCGCCGACAGCAACGCCGACCACACGGCGCAGATCCCGTTCCCGTCGGTGTTCGTCGTCGACGGCGACCGGGTGATCCGGTTCGCCGACGTGCACGTCGACTACACGACCCGCACCGAGGTCACGACGGTCCTCGACGCCGTCGACCGCGCGGCGCAGTAG
- a CDS encoding SDR family NAD(P)-dependent oxidoreductase, translated as MDEDTTTTTHPYVGLWVTADGRIRHELRADGRYVEARGDREAAYVGRYEVSGDHVDYVDDTGFTADGDFRDDVLHHAGMVLRRRRVVLVTGASSGIGRATALRLAAAGHPVVLGARRIDRLDTLVAEVEAGGGQALAVPLDVTDAASARHFADAALARFGRIDVLVANAGVMPLSPLAAGLVDEWDRMIDVNVRGLLHSIAATLPTMLAQGTGHVVTIASVGAFEVSPTAAVYCGTKYAARAITEGLRQESPRSVRVTTVSPGVTDSELASTITDASAAAAMVAYRAESVPADAIARAVAYAVDERPDVDVNEIVVRPVGQR; from the coding sequence ATGGACGAGGACACGACCACCACCACACATCCGTACGTCGGGCTCTGGGTCACGGCGGACGGCCGGATCCGCCACGAACTCCGTGCCGACGGGCGGTACGTCGAGGCCCGCGGCGACCGCGAAGCGGCGTACGTCGGGCGCTACGAGGTGTCCGGCGACCACGTCGATTACGTCGACGACACCGGTTTCACCGCGGACGGCGACTTCCGTGACGACGTCCTGCACCACGCCGGCATGGTGCTGCGCCGCCGCCGGGTCGTCCTGGTCACCGGTGCCTCGAGCGGGATCGGGCGGGCCACGGCGCTCCGCCTCGCCGCCGCCGGGCACCCCGTCGTGCTGGGCGCCCGACGGATCGACCGCCTCGACACCCTCGTGGCCGAGGTCGAGGCAGGCGGAGGGCAGGCGCTCGCGGTCCCCCTCGACGTGACCGACGCCGCCTCGGCCCGCCACTTCGCCGATGCCGCACTCGCGCGGTTCGGACGCATCGACGTGCTGGTCGCCAACGCCGGCGTCATGCCCCTGTCGCCCTTGGCAGCCGGCCTGGTCGACGAATGGGACCGGATGATCGACGTCAACGTGCGCGGTCTCCTGCACAGCATCGCCGCGACCCTGCCCACCATGCTCGCCCAGGGCACCGGTCACGTCGTGACCATCGCGTCCGTCGGCGCGTTCGAGGTCTCGCCGACGGCAGCCGTCTACTGCGGCACGAAGTACGCTGCCCGGGCCATCACGGAGGGCCTCCGGCAGGAGTCCCCGCGCTCCGTCCGCGTGACCACCGTGTCCCCCGGGGTGACGGACTCGGAACTCGCTTCGACGATCACCGACGCATCTGCCGCCGCCGCGATGGTGGCGTACCGCGCCGAGTCCGTCCCGGCCGACGCGATCGCCCGTGCGGTCGCCTACGCGGTGGACGAGCGGCCCGACGTCGACGTGAACGAGATCGTCGTACGTCCGGTGGGGCAGCGCTGA
- a CDS encoding helix-turn-helix transcriptional regulator, whose amino-acid sequence MSPPDHDRSLAAYLRAVRARCSPEALGLPAGGVRRVAGLRREEVAVLGGLSVDYYTRLEQGREVSPGAAVLEGIAAGLELEGDERDHLFTLAGLTAPPRVHAAATSVTPALAQLLDSWSAQPAFVINPAHDVLAANALARAVYAPFGELDNLVRMTFLEPAARRFHVDWARTADSTVASLRAATTGFEADPRLLSVVESVRERSPEFEERWRAQRVQRKTATLKQFLHDEVGRLEFDAHSFAVQGAPGLQLVVYGVEPGSATARVVPLLSVGMTARTPAGR is encoded by the coding sequence GTGTCCCCGCCCGATCACGACCGCAGCCTCGCCGCCTACCTCCGTGCTGTCCGTGCGCGCTGCTCCCCGGAGGCGCTCGGGTTGCCCGCTGGCGGCGTCCGCCGCGTGGCGGGGCTCCGGCGCGAGGAGGTGGCCGTGCTCGGTGGCCTCAGCGTCGACTACTACACGCGTCTCGAGCAGGGACGGGAGGTCAGCCCGGGTGCGGCGGTGCTCGAGGGCATCGCAGCCGGGCTGGAGCTCGAGGGGGACGAGCGCGACCACCTGTTCACCCTGGCCGGGTTGACCGCGCCGCCACGGGTGCACGCTGCGGCGACGTCCGTGACACCGGCGCTCGCGCAACTCCTCGACTCCTGGTCCGCGCAGCCCGCGTTCGTCATCAACCCGGCGCACGACGTCCTCGCCGCGAACGCGCTCGCCCGCGCGGTGTACGCGCCGTTCGGTGAGCTCGACAACCTCGTGCGGATGACCTTCCTCGAGCCGGCGGCCCGGCGCTTCCACGTCGACTGGGCACGGACCGCCGACTCGACCGTGGCGAGTCTCCGGGCGGCGACGACGGGGTTCGAGGCCGACCCCCGGCTGTTGAGCGTGGTGGAGTCGGTGCGCGAGCGGAGTCCGGAGTTCGAGGAGCGGTGGCGAGCACAGCGCGTCCAGCGGAAGACCGCGACCCTCAAGCAGTTCCTGCACGACGAGGTCGGACGGTTGGAGTTCGACGCACACTCCTTCGCCGTCCAGGGTGCGCCGGGTCTGCAGCTCGTCGTCTACGGGGTCGAACCGGGGTCGGCGACGGCACGGGTCGTCCCGCTGCTCTCCGTGGGCATGACGGCGAGGACCCCGGCAGGGCGGTAG
- the nagA gene encoding N-acetylglucosamine-6-phosphate deacetylase — MTDTGHGAGREARTTLVRAAHLVDAAGSVEDGWVLVGGDTILQVGSGAAPAAEEVVDLGDAILTPGFVDLHGHGGATEAYEDASFARALAVHRAHGTTRSVLSLVANPVPALVASLAQVRAVMATDPLVLGVHLEGPFLSPHNKGAHNEDHLLAPTPADVDTLLEAGGGVLRQITIAPELPGAIDAVRRFVAAGVTVAVGHTVGTLDQARAAFDAGAAVLTHAFNAMPGLHHRAPGPIGAAVGDDRVTLELILDAVHVHPLVAETLFRAAPGRVALITDAMGAAGAADGEYRLGSLDVTVTDGVARVAGTDTIAGSTLTQDVALRNAVALAGRTLPEAVAALTSIPAAALGLGDRLGRLAPGYAADLVALSLALEVRRVWGGGRELR; from the coding sequence ATGACCGACACGGGCCACGGGGCCGGTCGGGAGGCCCGGACCACGCTGGTGCGCGCCGCCCACCTGGTCGACGCGGCCGGGTCCGTCGAGGACGGGTGGGTGCTCGTCGGAGGCGACACGATCCTCCAGGTCGGGTCCGGAGCCGCACCCGCGGCGGAGGAGGTCGTCGACCTCGGCGACGCGATCCTGACGCCCGGGTTCGTCGACCTGCACGGGCACGGCGGCGCGACCGAGGCGTACGAGGACGCGTCCTTCGCCCGCGCCCTGGCCGTGCACCGCGCGCACGGCACCACCCGGTCGGTGCTGTCGCTCGTCGCGAACCCCGTCCCCGCACTCGTCGCGTCGCTGGCGCAGGTGCGGGCCGTCATGGCGACGGACCCGCTCGTGCTCGGCGTCCACCTAGAGGGGCCGTTCCTGTCCCCGCACAACAAGGGCGCCCACAACGAGGACCACCTCCTCGCGCCGACCCCGGCGGACGTCGACACCCTGCTCGAAGCCGGCGGGGGTGTCCTCCGGCAGATCACCATCGCGCCCGAGCTGCCGGGAGCGATCGACGCCGTCCGCCGGTTCGTCGCCGCCGGCGTCACGGTCGCGGTCGGGCACACCGTCGGGACCCTCGACCAGGCGCGTGCCGCGTTCGACGCCGGCGCCGCCGTCCTGACGCACGCGTTCAACGCGATGCCCGGGCTGCACCACCGTGCTCCGGGTCCGATCGGAGCGGCGGTCGGGGACGACCGGGTCACGCTCGAGCTCATCCTCGACGCCGTGCACGTGCACCCCCTCGTCGCCGAGACGCTGTTCCGCGCCGCCCCGGGTCGGGTCGCGCTCATCACCGACGCGATGGGTGCAGCGGGAGCAGCCGACGGCGAGTACCGCCTCGGCTCGCTCGACGTCACCGTGACCGACGGGGTAGCGCGCGTCGCCGGGACGGACACCATCGCGGGATCGACCCTGACGCAGGACGTCGCACTCCGGAACGCCGTGGCCCTCGCCGGGCGGACGCTGCCCGAGGCCGTGGCGGCGCTCACGAGCATCCCGGCTGCGGCGCTCGGGCTCGGGGACCGGCTCGGCCGACTCGCGCCGGGGTACGCGGCGGACCTCGTGGCGCTGTCGCTGGCGCTCGAGGTGCGGCGGGTGTGGGGCGGCGGGCGCGAGCTGCGCTGA
- a CDS encoding YrdB family protein, with amino-acid sequence MRDAPRSPVDPGDDPVPASASTPRRPADVWTVIRFLVCAFGLLSLAYWGYLAWPYPFPAVFFIVGAPLFAAVVWYLFRSPRSPIETDVVGKTVVETALVVAAGATWISLGHPVVGLVFVVVAAVSGVVAFRRETA; translated from the coding sequence ATGCGCGACGCTCCCCGCAGCCCGGTCGACCCGGGCGACGACCCCGTGCCCGCGTCGGCGTCCACGCCCCGTCGTCCAGCGGACGTCTGGACGGTCATCCGCTTCCTGGTGTGCGCGTTCGGCCTGCTGTCCCTGGCGTACTGGGGCTACCTGGCGTGGCCGTACCCGTTCCCGGCGGTGTTCTTCATCGTCGGCGCCCCGCTCTTCGCGGCCGTCGTCTGGTACCTCTTCCGGTCACCGCGCTCCCCGATCGAGACCGACGTCGTCGGGAAGACCGTCGTCGAGACCGCCCTCGTCGTCGCCGCTGGTGCCACCTGGATCTCGCTCGGCCACCCCGTCGTCGGGCTCGTCTTCGTCGTGGTCGCGGCGGTCAGCGGCGTGGTCGCGTTCCGGCGGGAGACCGCATGA